The following coding sequences lie in one Abditibacteriota bacterium genomic window:
- a CDS encoding beta-galactosidase, protein MRYVITAAAAVLLFVFAAGVRAAGPECRACVTEPYVWVTGDLQNTEERFGIYRDAGVDMLRIEANWSALERSEGNWDASRQIEYIRLARRYGFRIKLILGVVMVPPAWYVRQHPGCLPADEDGIASPKTLSYCYPGLKALVREKSDRIVSLFKEAGVWDDVDCVIPALGPAGEPIYPHPWTMGAGYDTPRFWNYDANGQAAWRAAMKKKYKTIEKANRAWGTDFESFDSMPLLSSGEKPGAYWEDFLLWYRDLKRDFVRWQIKDALRAARGKRVLVYIPGTAYTPEEWREAVRTGEGGWTVRMMCDSMWVMEEALRQGAELQYTGCQNEEEVARLRNYLDSKGYRDAVMWGENAGYWRCAKDPLRLAEIAVKHRLWGLDYTHAHFAFILEGADRMPDTEDFTPLLKPGIEVKPSPVIMPQLKAAFGIIRDYWRSADRCEAAGRTPRRLTYGRPRRYDAGH, encoded by the coding sequence ATGAGATATGTCATAACAGCTGCGGCTGCAGTCCTGCTTTTTGTCTTTGCCGCGGGGGTCCGGGCAGCGGGACCTGAATGCCGCGCATGCGTGACGGAGCCCTACGTGTGGGTCACCGGAGACCTGCAGAATACCGAGGAACGCTTTGGGATATACAGGGACGCCGGGGTGGATATGCTCAGGATAGAGGCCAACTGGTCCGCCCTTGAACGGTCGGAGGGCAATTGGGACGCCTCGCGCCAGATCGAATACATCCGCCTTGCCCGCCGTTACGGCTTCAGGATAAAGCTGATACTCGGAGTGGTCATGGTGCCCCCTGCCTGGTATGTGAGGCAGCACCCGGGCTGTCTGCCCGCAGACGAGGACGGTATCGCATCCCCCAAGACCCTCAGCTACTGCTATCCGGGCCTGAAAGCCCTCGTGCGGGAAAAGTCGGACAGGATAGTGTCTCTTTTCAAAGAGGCGGGAGTGTGGGACGACGTGGACTGCGTCATACCGGCGCTGGGTCCGGCGGGAGAGCCTATCTACCCCCATCCCTGGACCATGGGGGCCGGCTACGATACGCCCCGGTTCTGGAACTACGATGCCAACGGCCAGGCTGCCTGGCGGGCCGCCATGAAAAAGAAATACAAGACCATAGAAAAGGCCAACAGAGCGTGGGGCACGGACTTTGAGAGCTTTGACTCCATGCCCCTGCTCTCCAGCGGCGAGAAGCCCGGGGCTTACTGGGAGGACTTTCTCCTGTGGTACAGGGATCTGAAAAGAGACTTTGTCCGCTGGCAGATAAAGGACGCCCTGCGGGCAGCCCGGGGCAAGCGGGTGCTGGTGTATATCCCCGGTACGGCTTACACCCCGGAGGAATGGCGGGAAGCTGTCCGTACGGGAGAAGGGGGTTGGACCGTCAGGATGATGTGCGACTCCATGTGGGTCATGGAGGAAGCCCTCAGACAGGGCGCAGAGCTGCAATATACCGGCTGTCAGAACGAAGAGGAGGTGGCCCGCCTGCGGAATTATCTGGACTCAAAGGGGTATCGGGACGCAGTCATGTGGGGCGAGAACGCCGGCTATTGGCGCTGCGCCAAAGATCCTCTCAGGCTGGCGGAAATAGCGGTGAAGCACAGGCTCTGGGGGCTGGACTACACCCACGCCCACTTTGCCTTTATTCTGGAGGGGGCGGACAGGATGCCGGATACGGAGGACTTCACCCCGCTTCTGAAGCCCGGCATAGAGGTAAAACCCAGCCCGGTCATAATGCCACAGCTGAAGGCGGCCTTTGGGATAATACGGGACTATTGGCGCTCCGCTGATCGCTGCGAAGCGGCCGGCAGGACGCCAAGGCGTCTGACATACGGCCGGCCACGCCGATATGACGCGGGGCATTAG
- a CDS encoding IMP cyclohydrolase has translation MADSKTDFKAKYSARTESGFPGSLDLFGVEYEKVEDLRYGTNPHQGASFYKPKGASGLTFGDMEILKLGKSGLSETNYSDLNHGANIVKYFDVPACAVMKHLNPSGAAVQNSPDMSVCEVYKRARNADAVAAFGGTVVFNCRVDLDTAKEIMTSFVEVVAAPEFDPDAVSELHKGEEYKVNKEIRIVRLPNIDRLPKWVGDPAAPTVKTLMDGTIVVAEPLLTSVKSAADLVNGTCYRKKTDTEYSVATPATEQQLRDLLFSWYVNLSTRSNGVVIAKNGVTLAVGTGQQDRVAAVRQAIAKAREKNVSGESLEGAVLSSDAFFPFRDSVEACAEAGIKAIIQPGGSLRDWDSIEACNEHGIAMVFTGERCFSHH, from the coding sequence ATGGCAGACAGCAAAACCGATTTCAAAGCAAAATATTCCGCAAGGACCGAGTCGGGCTTTCCCGGCTCTCTGGACCTTTTCGGAGTGGAATACGAGAAGGTGGAGGATCTCCGTTACGGCACCAATCCTCATCAGGGGGCCAGTTTTTACAAGCCAAAGGGCGCGTCTGGTCTGACCTTCGGGGATATGGAGATACTGAAGCTGGGCAAATCCGGCCTCAGCGAGACCAATTATTCCGACCTGAACCACGGCGCGAACATAGTCAAGTATTTTGACGTCCCGGCCTGCGCAGTCATGAAGCATCTGAATCCTTCCGGCGCGGCCGTGCAGAACTCTCCGGACATGAGCGTCTGCGAAGTGTATAAGAGGGCCCGCAACGCCGACGCGGTGGCGGCATTCGGCGGCACGGTGGTATTCAACTGCAGGGTAGATCTTGATACGGCCAAAGAGATAATGACCTCCTTTGTGGAGGTGGTGGCCGCTCCCGAGTTTGACCCGGACGCAGTCAGCGAGCTCCACAAGGGCGAGGAATACAAGGTCAACAAGGAGATACGCATCGTCCGGCTGCCCAATATAGACCGGCTGCCCAAGTGGGTGGGCGACCCCGCCGCTCCCACCGTCAAGACCCTCATGGACGGCACCATAGTGGTGGCCGAGCCACTGCTGACTTCTGTCAAAAGCGCCGCTGATCTGGTGAACGGCACCTGCTACCGCAAAAAGACCGACACAGAATACTCGGTGGCCACTCCCGCCACGGAGCAGCAGCTCAGGGACCTGCTCTTCAGCTGGTACGTGAATCTCAGCACCCGTTCCAACGGCGTGGTCATAGCCAAGAACGGCGTCACCCTGGCGGTGGGCACCGGCCAGCAGGACAGAGTGGCGGCGGTGCGCCAGGCCATAGCCAAGGCCCGGGAAAAGAACGTCTCCGGCGAAAGCCTGGAGGGAGCCGTGCTGTCCTCCGACGCCTTCTTCCCCTTCCGGGACAGCGTGGAGGCCTGCGCCGAGGCAGGCATCAAGGCCATCATACAGCCCGGCGGTTCCCTGAGAGACTGGGACAGCATCGAGGCCTGCAACGAACACGGCATAGCCATGGTGTTCACGGGCGAGCGCTGCTTCAGCCATCATTAA
- a CDS encoding beta-galactosidase: MIRWIALLLLLLAAAPAVCDCHACMTEPEIWVTGDLRQTEERFKIYRDAGVDMLRVQADWRVVEPREGVWDMGGRIEYIRLARKYGFRIKLILGVIMAPPVWFREQHPDSRAADENGVFSANTLSYCYPGLKKVISEKTDKIISILREAGVWDDVECVIPAFGPAGEPIYPHPWTMEPDYGEPRFWNYEEWGQKAWRAAMKKKYRTIARANAAWGTEFAGFDSMPLLKSGEKPGAYWNDYLTWMRDIKRDFVRWELRDIRRAAKGKKVLVYIPGTAYSEKDWQEAVETGAGSWTVKMMCDSMWVMEEALRQGAWLQYTGCEDGDEVARLRNYLDSHGHRDAVMWGENAGYWRAAKDPLHLADVCVKNRLCGLDYTFAHFAFALEGAETMPEVEDLSALADPNIRIKPHPVIMPELRAAFGIVRDYNRQMAALRK; this comes from the coding sequence ATGATAAGGTGGATCGCCTTGCTGCTGTTGCTGCTTGCCGCTGCGCCGGCTGTTTGCGACTGCCACGCCTGTATGACCGAGCCGGAGATCTGGGTCACCGGCGATCTGCGGCAGACCGAGGAGCGCTTTAAGATATACAGGGACGCCGGGGTGGACATGCTGCGGGTCCAGGCGGACTGGCGGGTGGTGGAGCCCCGGGAAGGCGTGTGGGATATGGGCGGCCGCATAGAATATATACGGCTGGCCCGTAAATACGGCTTCAGGATCAAGCTGATCCTGGGAGTGATCATGGCGCCTCCCGTGTGGTTCAGGGAACAGCACCCCGACAGCCGGGCGGCGGACGAAAACGGGGTCTTCAGCGCCAACACCCTGAGCTACTGCTACCCGGGCCTGAAGAAGGTCATCAGCGAAAAGACCGACAAGATCATATCCATTCTCAGGGAGGCGGGGGTGTGGGACGACGTGGAATGCGTGATCCCGGCCTTCGGCCCCGCGGGCGAGCCCATCTATCCCCACCCCTGGACCATGGAGCCGGACTACGGCGAGCCCCGCTTCTGGAATTATGAGGAATGGGGACAAAAAGCCTGGCGGGCAGCCATGAAAAAGAAATACAGGACCATAGCCAGGGCCAACGCCGCCTGGGGCACGGAGTTTGCCGGCTTTGACTCCATGCCCCTGCTGAAAAGTGGCGAAAAGCCCGGCGCTTACTGGAACGACTACCTCACCTGGATGAGAGACATAAAAAGAGATTTTGTCCGATGGGAGCTGCGGGATATCCGCCGGGCTGCCAAGGGCAAAAAGGTGCTGGTGTATATCCCCGGCACCGCTTACAGCGAAAAGGACTGGCAGGAAGCGGTGGAAACCGGGGCCGGCAGCTGGACCGTCAAAATGATGTGCGACTCCATGTGGGTCATGGAGGAAGCCCTGCGGCAGGGCGCCTGGCTGCAATACACAGGCTGCGAAGACGGCGACGAGGTGGCCCGCCTGCGGAACTATCTGGACTCCCACGGACACAGGGACGCCGTCATGTGGGGCGAAAACGCAGGCTACTGGCGCGCCGCAAAAGATCCCCTGCATCTGGCGGACGTCTGCGTGAAAAACAGGCTCTGCGGCCTGGACTACACCTTTGCTCATTTTGCCTTTGCTCTGGAGGGCGCGGAGACCATGCCTGAGGTGGAAGACCTGAGCGCCCTGGCCGATCCGAATATCAGGATCAAGCCCCATCCCGTGATAATGCCCGAGCTCAGGGCGGCCTTCGGCATAGTGCGGGACTACAACCGGCAGATGGCAGCGCTGAGAAAATAA
- a CDS encoding DUF4838 domain-containing protein: VGQTEWTKKQVPDFDWDSLKRDGILIKSGPDSLVLAGDRPAGTLYAVYDFLEKELGVRFWTPGDEYVPQMKDIRTAADRVYVPPFYIRENFFRPYMIDERFKVKHKLNGRTNQGTYPIVPDWGDCWELLGDGHTFGKFLPDSEYFGEHPEWYSEIDGKRVSGVTQLCLSNDECVEALTQRVLAELRRHREPRMISVSQNDNELYCRCEKCRALAAEYGAQSGLIIRAVNHVARAVKKEFPGVLVETFAYQYSVDPPRDIKPEENVLIRLCNINDDFGTPLRDSPASPYPDRVSENLNFLKAIAGWHRLTDRLMIWNYTVNFDAFYYIHPVFFCLKPDLLTFRDNGAVAVFEQGDAYNNGCSFNLLKGYMTAELMWDPEADDEQLMKDFLRGYYGDAWPYLYEFICKDTQWQRQSPRPLVYKSWRCPWLTKDRFNEGMGLFCKALSAVSGDREKSERVLTEALCFQYSLIKLRDEEQQEWAGCEYSLFRDTAQFEKFFLALQKKRGNLYHNEGWTYWGDDSAWEGQHLSPAVLPEALKGLPPEEYFCIPGEDLRVYLPGNAGDLKPDPLSAEGKAGVLSTHTYEWGLTRKITRTLRKAYEAGYKTARLYVSVRGEGALRPHDTACMVHLLDMEPGTGHTFVMSTDMLSGDKYTVIDCGSMKLWDPLDVKLIFAPQCNGAVKDGIWVDKVYMIYGR, encoded by the coding sequence CGTTTTTGGACTCCGGGGGATGAATACGTGCCGCAGATGAAGGATATCAGGACTGCGGCAGACAGGGTGTATGTGCCCCCCTTCTATATCCGGGAAAACTTTTTCCGGCCGTATATGATCGACGAACGCTTCAAGGTGAAGCACAAGCTCAACGGCCGCACCAATCAGGGCACCTACCCCATAGTGCCCGACTGGGGAGACTGCTGGGAGCTGCTGGGAGACGGCCACACCTTCGGCAAGTTTTTGCCGGACAGCGAATACTTCGGAGAGCATCCCGAATGGTATTCGGAGATAGACGGCAAAAGGGTCTCCGGGGTGACCCAGCTGTGCCTCAGCAACGACGAGTGCGTGGAGGCTCTGACCCAAAGGGTGCTCGCCGAGTTGAGAAGGCACCGGGAGCCCAGGATGATCAGCGTGTCCCAGAACGACAACGAGCTCTATTGCCGCTGCGAAAAATGCCGGGCCCTGGCCGCGGAATACGGGGCCCAGTCGGGCCTCATCATCCGGGCGGTGAACCACGTGGCCCGGGCTGTCAAAAAGGAGTTCCCCGGCGTGCTGGTGGAGACCTTTGCCTATCAGTATTCCGTGGACCCGCCCCGGGATATCAAGCCGGAAGAGAACGTGCTTATCCGGCTCTGCAATATCAACGACGACTTTGGCACGCCTCTCAGGGATTCTCCCGCAAGCCCTTATCCCGACAGGGTCTCGGAGAACCTGAACTTTCTGAAGGCCATCGCCGGCTGGCACCGGCTCACGGACCGCCTGATGATCTGGAACTACACTGTCAATTTTGACGCCTTTTACTACATACACCCGGTGTTTTTCTGCCTGAAGCCGGACCTCCTGACCTTCAGGGACAACGGGGCGGTGGCTGTGTTTGAGCAGGGGGACGCCTACAACAACGGCTGCTCCTTCAACCTGCTGAAAGGGTATATGACGGCGGAGCTCATGTGGGACCCCGAGGCGGACGACGAGCAGCTCATGAAGGATTTTCTCCGGGGCTATTACGGAGACGCCTGGCCTTATCTCTATGAGTTCATATGCAAGGACACTCAGTGGCAGAGACAGAGCCCCCGGCCGCTGGTCTATAAGTCCTGGCGCTGCCCCTGGCTCACCAAAGACAGGTTCAACGAGGGTATGGGGCTGTTTTGCAAGGCTCTTTCTGCCGTCAGCGGCGACCGGGAAAAAAGCGAAAGAGTCCTGACGGAAGCCCTGTGCTTCCAGTATTCGCTCATCAAGCTCCGCGATGAGGAGCAGCAGGAATGGGCCGGCTGCGAATACTCCCTCTTCAGGGACACGGCGCAGTTTGAGAAATTTTTCCTTGCCCTGCAGAAGAAAAGGGGCAACCTGTATCACAACGAAGGCTGGACCTACTGGGGAGACGATTCCGCCTGGGAAGGGCAGCACCTGAGCCCCGCAGTCCTGCCGGAGGCCCTCAAAGGCCTCCCGCCGGAGGAGTATTTCTGCATTCCCGGAGAGGATCTCAGGGTGTATCTGCCCGGCAATGCCGGGGACCTGAAGCCCGATCCTCTGTCCGCGGAGGGCAAGGCGGGGGTCCTCTCTACCCACACCTATGAATGGGGCCTGACCCGCAAGATCACCCGCACCCTGCGCAAGGCGTACGAGGCCGGCTACAAGACGGCGCGGCTCTACGTCTCCGTCCGGGGGGAAGGTGCCCTGCGCCCCCATGATACCGCCTGCATGGTGCACCTGCTGGACATGGAGCCCGGCACCGGGCATACCTTCGTCATGTCCACGGATATGCTGTCCGGGGACAAATACACCGTCATAGACTGCGGCTCCATGAAGCTGTGGGACCCCCTGGACGTAAAGCTGATATTTGCGCCTCAGTGCAACGGCGCGGTAAAGGACGGGATATGGGTGGACAAGGTGTATATGATATACGGGAGATAA
- a CDS encoding beta-galactosidase, which produces MKYLLFAALALLLFPLCARTEEYPPYHACMTEPQIWVLGDIGKTEERFRIYKENNVDMLRIEADWRVLEPEKGVWDASRQIAYIRLAHKYGFKIKLILGVMMAPAPWYIREHPECLTADENGICSMNTMSYCYPGLKALIREKSDKILSLFKEAGVWEDIVYIIPSFGPAGEPIYPHPWTMGAGYDIPRFWNYDENGQAAWRAAMKKKYKTIEKANRAWGTDFESFDAMPLLSSGEKPGAYWEDYLVWYRDVKRDFVRWQIKDTYRAAKGKKVLVYIPGTAYSEELWQEAVRTGEGDWIIKMMCDSMWVMEEALRQGAWLQYTGCDNAEEVARLRKYLDDKGYKDAVMWGENAGYFNCAKDPLKLADTCVKNRLYGLDYTHSHFAFTLEGTDEMPDIENFSALLDPKITPRPHPVIMPELRAAFGIVRDYNEQLRRIRRQ; this is translated from the coding sequence ATGAAATATCTGCTGTTTGCCGCGCTGGCGCTGCTGCTGTTCCCCCTGTGCGCCCGGACCGAGGAGTATCCTCCTTATCACGCCTGTATGACCGAGCCCCAGATATGGGTGCTGGGAGATATAGGCAAGACCGAGGAGCGCTTCAGGATATACAAGGAGAACAACGTGGACATGCTGCGCATCGAGGCTGACTGGCGGGTGCTGGAGCCGGAAAAGGGCGTATGGGACGCCTCCCGGCAGATAGCGTATATACGCCTGGCCCACAAATACGGCTTTAAGATCAAGCTGATCCTGGGAGTGATGATGGCCCCGGCCCCCTGGTATATCAGGGAGCACCCGGAGTGCCTGACGGCAGATGAAAACGGCATATGTTCCATGAACACCATGAGCTACTGCTATCCGGGCCTGAAGGCTCTCATCAGGGAAAAGTCGGACAAGATACTGTCCCTCTTCAAAGAGGCGGGTGTCTGGGAGGATATAGTATATATCATACCCAGCTTCGGCCCGGCGGGAGAGCCCATCTATCCCCACCCCTGGACCATGGGCGCCGGCTACGATATCCCCCGCTTCTGGAACTATGACGAGAACGGGCAGGCTGCCTGGCGGGCCGCCATGAAAAAGAAATACAAGACCATAGAAAAGGCCAACAGAGCGTGGGGCACGGACTTTGAGAGCTTTGACGCCATGCCCCTCCTCTCCAGCGGAGAGAAGCCCGGCGCCTACTGGGAGGACTATCTCGTCTGGTACCGGGACGTGAAGCGTGACTTTGTCCGCTGGCAGATAAAGGATACCTACAGGGCTGCCAAAGGCAAGAAAGTATTGGTATATATCCCCGGCACCGCTTACAGCGAGGAGCTGTGGCAGGAGGCGGTGCGGACCGGCGAGGGGGACTGGATCATAAAAATGATGTGCGACTCCATGTGGGTCATGGAGGAGGCTCTGAGGCAGGGCGCCTGGCTGCAATACACCGGCTGCGACAACGCCGAAGAGGTGGCGCGCCTGAGAAAGTATCTGGACGATAAGGGGTATAAAGACGCGGTCATGTGGGGCGAGAACGCGGGCTACTTCAACTGCGCCAAGGACCCTCTGAAGCTGGCGGATACCTGCGTAAAGAACAGGCTCTACGGGCTGGACTACACCCACTCACACTTTGCCTTTACCCTGGAAGGGACCGACGAGATGCCGGATATAGAGAACTTTTCCGCCCTGCTGGATCCGAAGATCACCCCCAGGCCCCATCCCGTGATAATGCCGGAGCTCAGGGCGGCCTTTGGCATAGTGCGGGACTACAACGAGCAGCTGAGGAGGATACGGCGGCAATGA